The following proteins come from a genomic window of Orenia metallireducens:
- a CDS encoding GerAB/ArcD/ProY family transporter, whose translation MKKISNSQFFIIVVNFLLGSAILFPLGIGAKQNAYLVMAIGIPLAIIVAIIYIKISSIDPNKSLIEIDEQIFGRYLGGLISFIYCSFFLYISIRNLRDFTGELTHFLVTQTDIKSLTLLIVIMIIYCIHYNIEMIGRVTTFTLVLALLLLIPSTLYLLFFSADLTTLQPVLAEGLTPIWKEIYPGILAFPIAELIVFTMVFPRVNDYKKNKQYFITAIIFAFLILIINTITIVSVLGIELAENTTYPLIRSGQIIGGNLLKLDFFISLSTTLILFEKIKLLMYGAIKGFSNLFNLSYKRLLMILPIIAGYLSIIIAPGRMQHLEFGLGPSLWINIAVGVYLPIISLVVYYIKKLFIKDEE comes from the coding sequence ATGAAAAAAATCTCCAATTCACAGTTCTTTATAATTGTCGTTAACTTTCTGCTTGGCAGTGCTATCCTATTTCCCCTAGGCATTGGAGCTAAACAAAATGCTTATCTGGTTATGGCAATTGGCATACCTTTAGCTATTATTGTAGCAATAATTTATATAAAGATAAGCTCTATAGACCCTAATAAGAGTCTAATTGAAATAGATGAACAGATATTCGGTAGATATCTAGGAGGGCTAATCAGCTTTATTTATTGTTCCTTCTTTTTATATATATCTATTAGAAATCTCAGAGATTTTACAGGAGAGCTTACCCATTTTCTAGTTACACAAACAGACATAAAATCACTTACCTTATTAATAGTTATTATGATAATATATTGTATCCATTATAATATTGAGATGATAGGAAGAGTTACCACCTTTACTCTTGTACTAGCATTATTACTCTTAATACCTAGTACTCTTTACTTATTATTCTTCAGTGCTGATCTTACAACCCTACAACCTGTTTTAGCTGAGGGGCTGACCCCAATCTGGAAGGAGATATATCCAGGAATTCTCGCTTTTCCTATTGCTGAACTGATAGTCTTTACTATGGTCTTTCCTAGAGTCAATGATTATAAAAAGAATAAGCAATATTTTATTACCGCTATTATCTTTGCATTTTTAATATTAATTATAAATACTATTACTATCGTTTCAGTTTTGGGTATAGAATTAGCAGAGAATACGACTTACCCCTTAATTAGAAGTGGTCAAATAATTGGTGGCAACCTATTAAAATTAGACTTTTTTATCTCTTTAAGCACTACCTTGATTCTATTTGAAAAGATCAAGCTTTTAATGTATGGTGCTATAAAAGGATTTTCAAATCTCTTTAATCTCTCTTATAAAAGATTATTGATGATACTACCTATAATAGCAGGATATCTATCAATTATTATCGCTCCTGGTCGAATGCAACATCTAGAATTTGGCTTAGGTCCTTCCCTTTGGATTAATATAGCAGTGGGGGTTTATCTACCGATAATCAGTCTGGTGGTTTATTATATAAAGAAATTATTTATCAAAGATGAAGAGTGA
- a CDS encoding SigB/SigF/SigG family RNA polymerase sigma factor, with product MEKVKLTGVNTSQLPILSNKEMMELFNKIDNGDTEARTEIVNGNLRLVLSVLQRFRNSSHPIDDLFQIGCIGLVKAVDNFKVSKGVRFSTYAVPMILGEIKRYIRDNREVRVSRSLRQLAYRALRTRDKLRKKTGKEPSLDEISKIIDVPREDIVYALEATKNPISIFTPIFEDEGDQLRIMDQLSDDGELDWTEEINIKQAFAVLSARERFIINLRFFQGQTQAEVAERIGVSQAQVSRIQKKALQKLRNEIELKEEAK from the coding sequence ATGGAAAAGGTAAAGTTAACTGGGGTTAATACTTCACAATTACCTATCTTATCAAATAAAGAGATGATGGAATTATTCAATAAAATCGATAATGGAGATACAGAAGCCAGAACAGAGATAGTTAATGGTAATTTGAGGTTGGTTTTAAGTGTATTGCAAAGATTTAGAAATAGTAGTCATCCAATAGATGATTTATTTCAAATAGGCTGTATTGGGCTGGTTAAAGCCGTTGATAATTTTAAAGTAAGTAAAGGTGTTAGATTTTCTACTTATGCAGTACCAATGATTTTAGGGGAGATCAAGCGATATATTAGGGATAATCGTGAAGTCAGAGTAAGTCGTTCTTTAAGACAATTGGCTTATCGGGCTTTAAGAACAAGAGACAAATTACGTAAAAAGACTGGAAAAGAACCTAGTTTAGATGAGATTTCAAAGATAATTGATGTTCCTAGAGAGGATATAGTTTATGCTTTGGAAGCGACTAAGAATCCTATCTCTATCTTTACTCCAATCTTTGAAGATGAAGGGGATCAGTTGAGGATAATGGATCAATTAAGTGATGATGGGGAATTAGATTGGACAGAAGAGATTAATATTAAACAGGCTTTTGCCGTCTTATCTGCTAGGGAGAGATTTATTATTAATTTGAGATTCTTTCAAGGGCAGACACAAGCAGAGGTTGCTGAAAGAATTGGTGTATCCCAAGCACAGGTCTCTCGTATCCAAAAGAAGGCTCTACAAAAATTAAGAAATGAAATTGAATTAAAGGAGGAAGCAAAATGA
- the spoIIR gene encoding stage II sporulation protein R, with product MRRVKFILVITVTLIILSILGSRTAFVLERRDYNPDNLLRLHVVANSNTLADQALKRLIRNKITESTKELFKDVKDITDASRIAKANIGYLTQIVKEEISKRGKDYKVAVKVEETYFPTRTYGSVTLPEGNYQAVRVILGDGNGANWWCVLFPPLCFVDSADSVNATSPNLVEAKANNSTVGEDKEIEVEFRLKFLDYIKDNPDLIKKNLKLAKIFSFGK from the coding sequence ATGAGAAGAGTAAAATTTATATTAGTTATTACAGTTACCTTAATTATATTATCAATACTAGGGAGTAGAACAGCTTTTGTATTAGAGAGAAGAGATTATAATCCTGACAATTTATTGAGATTACATGTTGTTGCAAATAGTAATACCTTGGCTGATCAAGCATTAAAGAGATTAATTAGAAATAAAATTACTGAGTCAACTAAAGAACTCTTTAAAGATGTTAAAGATATAACTGATGCTAGTAGGATAGCTAAAGCCAATATTGGTTATTTAACTCAAATAGTAAAAGAGGAGATCAGCAAAAGGGGAAAAGATTACAAGGTAGCAGTTAAGGTAGAAGAAACATACTTTCCAACTAGAACTTATGGGAGTGTAACCTTACCTGAAGGTAATTATCAAGCAGTCAGGGTGATTTTAGGTGATGGTAATGGAGCTAATTGGTGGTGTGTATTATTTCCTCCTCTATGTTTTGTAGACTCTGCTGATTCAGTAAATGCTACCTCTCCTAATCTGGTTGAAGCAAAGGCTAACAACTCTACTGTAGGAGAAGATAAAGAGATAGAAGTAGAGTTTAGATTAAAATTTTTAGATTATATTAAGGATAATCCAGATTTGATTAAGAAGAATTTAAAACTGGCTAAAATATTCTCTTTTGGTAAATAA
- a CDS encoding C40 family peptidase, translated as MRKDIDIDKKMEEIVNKYRNIPYKHNGRSLTGLDCLGLLIHVYREFGIEIPSDDGAYISEEWYKEDPDRYLRGIINIGEAVEFDQLQTLDLVYFELLDGIVTHSGVMINDHEFIHILQRRNVEVSRFNRFWRKKFAGARRLKR; from the coding sequence ATGCGGAAAGACATAGATATAGATAAGAAGATGGAGGAGATAGTCAATAAATATCGGAATATACCTTATAAGCATAATGGTAGATCTTTGACTGGTTTAGATTGCTTAGGATTATTGATACATGTATATAGAGAATTTGGAATTGAAATACCATCAGATGACGGTGCATATATCTCTGAAGAATGGTATAAAGAGGATCCTGATCGTTATTTAAGAGGTATTATAAATATAGGTGAAGCTGTTGAATTTGATCAATTGCAGACCTTGGATTTAGTTTACTTTGAGTTACTAGATGGAATTGTAACCCATTCAGGTGTTATGATTAATGACCATGAATTTATTCATATTTTACAGAGAAGGAATGTAGAGGTTAGCCGTTTTAATAGATTTTGGAGAAAGAAGTTCGCTGGAGCAAGAAGGTTAAAAAGATAA
- a CDS encoding phosphatase PAP2 family protein, with product MSSLLQSIINRDVQLFYLINHKIKCELLDWFMPKITHLGGALFTITFTLLLVLSGQDRFREVGWQALIALFTSGIVVQIVKHIVSRTRPYLALEEVNFKKPPFGEHSFPSGHTTAAFSLAIVCGANFPSLYPFSQAVAGLVGISRAYIGVHYPSDIIIGALIGIYFSNWALILL from the coding sequence ATGAGTAGTTTATTACAATCAATTATAAATAGAGATGTTCAACTCTTCTATCTGATTAATCATAAGATTAAATGTGAACTTCTAGACTGGTTTATGCCTAAGATAACTCATTTAGGAGGGGCTTTATTTACAATTACTTTTACTCTTTTATTGGTTCTATCTGGTCAAGATAGATTTCGTGAGGTAGGGTGGCAAGCCTTAATAGCTTTATTCACCAGTGGCATAGTAGTACAGATTGTCAAGCATATTGTCAGTAGGACCCGTCCTTATTTAGCATTAGAAGAAGTCAACTTTAAGAAACCCCCCTTTGGTGAACACTCTTTTCCTTCTGGTCATACAACGGCTGCTTTTTCTCTAGCAATTGTTTGCGGAGCTAACTTTCCAAGCCTTTATCCTTTTAGTCAAGCGGTAGCAGGTCTAGTTGGAATTTCAAGAGCCTATATAGGAGTTCATTATCCTTCTGATATAATTATAGGCGCTTTGATTGGGATTTATTTTTCTAATTGGGCCCTAATCTTACTTTAA
- a CDS encoding phosphatase PAP2 family protein has translation MNRLTNQLLTMDLQLFDFIYTKKRSAFLNYLMSWITHLGGAVFTVVLPCLFVILANSESDKVGYEALLVLLSSHLLVHIIKRITNRSRPYKLLEDIEVLEIPFEEYSFPSGHTTASFSLAITFSFYFPLFSVLFLSLALLVGISRIYLGVHYPSDVIVGIIISVLFSSIIHLLLTL, from the coding sequence ATGAATAGACTAACAAATCAATTGTTGACTATGGACTTGCAATTATTTGATTTTATTTATACTAAGAAGCGGTCAGCCTTTCTAAATTACTTAATGTCTTGGATAACCCATTTAGGTGGGGCGGTCTTTACAGTTGTTTTACCTTGCTTATTTGTAATTTTGGCTAATAGTGAATCAGACAAGGTTGGATATGAGGCATTGTTAGTATTGTTAAGTAGCCATTTATTAGTTCATATTATTAAGAGAATTACCAATCGCTCAAGACCCTATAAACTATTAGAAGATATTGAAGTATTAGAGATCCCTTTCGAAGAATATTCCTTCCCTTCTGGACACACCACTGCCAGTTTTTCTTTAGCAATTACTTTTAGCTTCTATTTTCCCTTATTTAGTGTGCTGTTCTTATCTCTTGCTCTTTTAGTTGGAATCTCAAGAATATATTTGGGAGTACATTATCCTTCTGATGTGATTGTTGGAATAATTATTAGTGTATTATTCTCCTCTATAATACATTTATTATTAACCTTATAA
- a CDS encoding glycosyltransferase family 4 protein: MKVAIFTDTFFPQINGVTKTLGKLKEYFDQKGIDYIIFAPDDSKNSNDSFEDNTQRMISFRFFLYPECRLSVPNYFRIRNKLNEYKPDLIHIVTPFNLGLCGLKYATSYNIPLVSSYHTNFTHYLDYYNLNLLEKPIWSFFKWFHDHCQMNFCPSQATLEELRKNGIKDLAIWDRGIDTSLYSPDYQNDDLRRKYGLKDKITLLYVGRLAPEKNLSLLIKSMKILNQKYQDKVKLLITGNGPLLDELKADSPENVIFTGYLKGKELSQVYASADIFAFPSITETYGNVILEAMASGLPVVSFLEGGVRENLIDNYNGLACEEIDPEDFSIKLEKLIIDRKLRTELGNNAYKYALNKSWDNVFKRLVANYQKVVDYQSREAFISA; encoded by the coding sequence ATGAAAGTTGCTATCTTTACTGATACTTTTTTTCCTCAGATTAATGGTGTAACGAAGACTTTAGGTAAGCTCAAGGAGTATTTTGATCAAAAAGGGATTGATTATATAATCTTTGCTCCTGATGATTCCAAAAATAGTAATGACAGCTTTGAAGATAATACCCAACGGATGATAAGTTTTAGATTCTTCTTATACCCAGAGTGTAGGTTGTCAGTTCCTAATTACTTTAGAATTAGAAATAAGCTAAATGAGTATAAACCAGATTTAATTCATATAGTAACACCCTTTAACCTTGGATTGTGTGGGTTGAAGTATGCTACTAGCTATAATATTCCTTTAGTTTCGTCATATCACACTAATTTTACCCATTATCTTGATTATTATAATTTAAATCTATTAGAGAAACCCATTTGGAGTTTCTTTAAATGGTTCCATGATCATTGTCAAATGAATTTTTGCCCTTCGCAAGCAACATTAGAAGAGCTAAGAAAGAATGGAATTAAGGATTTAGCAATTTGGGATAGGGGTATTGATACTAGTCTTTACTCTCCTGATTATCAAAATGATGATTTAAGAAGGAAATACGGATTAAAGGATAAGATAACTCTGTTATATGTAGGTCGTTTAGCACCAGAGAAAAATTTAAGTCTATTAATTAAGAGTATGAAGATACTTAATCAGAAGTATCAAGATAAAGTCAAGCTATTAATTACTGGTAATGGTCCATTGTTAGATGAACTAAAAGCAGATTCACCTGAAAATGTTATCTTTACTGGATATCTGAAGGGTAAAGAGTTAAGCCAAGTATATGCTTCAGCAGATATCTTTGCATTTCCATCAATAACTGAGACCTATGGGAATGTAATCTTAGAAGCAATGGCTTCAGGGCTACCTGTTGTTAGTTTTCTAGAAGGGGGAGTTAGAGAAAATCTGATAGACAATTATAATGGTTTAGCTTGTGAAGAGATAGATCCAGAGGATTTCTCTATTAAATTAGAGAAGTTGATTATAGATAGAAAATTGAGGACAGAGTTGGGCAATAATGCCTATAAATATGCTCTAAATAAATCATGGGATAATGTATTTAAAAGGTTAGTTGCTAACTATCAAAAAGTAGTTGATTATCAATCTAGAGAAGCCTTTATATCTGCTTAG
- a CDS encoding manganese catalase family protein, producing MWNYDKILQYPVKVSKNDLEMAKYLYAQYGGPDSELSAGIRYLTQRYVMPTDEAKATLTEIGTEELAHWEILGTLIYKLTEGVPVQTLRDAGLGAHYAQHGKNLYPHDAAGVPWTAAYIQSMEDPIATLHEDLAAEQKARATYENLINLSNDAGVIDTLSFLREREVVHFQRFGETLDIVRDYLENENRRREY from the coding sequence ATGTGGAATTATGATAAAATACTCCAATATCCAGTTAAGGTTAGTAAAAATGACTTGGAAATGGCTAAATACCTTTATGCTCAATATGGAGGACCTGATAGTGAGTTATCAGCAGGTATTAGATACTTAACTCAAAGATATGTTATGCCTACTGATGAGGCTAAAGCTACTTTAACAGAGATTGGAACTGAAGAGTTAGCCCACTGGGAAATTTTGGGTACTTTAATTTATAAATTAACTGAAGGGGTTCCAGTTCAGACTTTAAGAGATGCAGGGCTAGGTGCTCATTATGCTCAACATGGTAAGAACTTATATCCTCATGATGCAGCAGGGGTCCCTTGGACTGCCGCTTATATCCAATCTATGGAGGACCCTATAGCTACTTTGCATGAGGACTTGGCTGCTGAACAAAAAGCAAGGGCTACTTATGAAAATCTAATCAATCTTAGCAATGATGCTGGGGTAATTGATACCTTAAGCTTTTTAAGAGAAAGAGAAGTAGTTCATTTCCAAAGATTTGGAGAGACCTTGGATATTGTTAGAGACTATTTGGAAAATGAAAATAGACGAAGAGAATATTAA
- a CDS encoding spore coat protein CotJB: MTREQLEMLKELMALDFYLVELSLFLNTHPDNRQALEDHNRIARQYEELRRDYVRRYGPLCIGCVSEYPWQYIETEWPWQIEY, translated from the coding sequence ATGACTAGAGAACAACTAGAAATGCTTAAAGAACTTATGGCTCTGGACTTTTATCTAGTAGAACTTAGTCTATTTCTTAATACCCATCCAGACAATCGACAAGCATTGGAAGACCATAATAGAATAGCTAGACAGTATGAAGAATTAAGAAGGGATTATGTCAGAAGATATGGTCCATTATGTATTGGCTGTGTCAGTGAATATCCATGGCAATATATAGAGACAGAATGGCCATGGCAAATTGAATATTAA
- a CDS encoding spore coat associated protein CotJA: MAHNRPNMEREHYPTPDFELAEAYIPFQNYGRRYNLREALRKGTIFVDLYRPYRRRRI, translated from the coding sequence ATGGCTCATAATCGACCAAATATGGAAAGGGAACACTACCCTACTCCTGATTTTGAATTAGCAGAAGCTTATATTCCCTTCCAAAATTATGGACGCCGCTATAACCTAAGGGAAGCATTACGCAAAGGGACTATCTTTGTGGATTTATATCGACCATATAGGCGCAGAAGAATCTAA
- a CDS encoding DeoR/GlpR family DNA-binding transcription regulator, whose translation MIKIFAEERQLRIVEILEKNNSVTVNQLCERFNVSASTIRRDLQLLEEQNLIQRTHGGAVAKGGTKFEPSFIEKEKEHHQAKVDIGHKAAELINEGDTIILDAGTTTTELAKHLGNYQDLTVVTNGVNIALELAQSNCEVILIGGHLRKHTLAMVGPVAEDNLSKFSADKVFLGTNGIHLKAGITTPDLVEANTKKMMLERAKEVIVLADYSKFGETAFVKVAEIEEVDIIISDKSLKKELVESFKEKVDIILA comes from the coding sequence GTGATTAAAATATTTGCAGAAGAACGACAGCTTAGAATAGTAGAGATACTTGAAAAGAATAATTCAGTTACAGTAAATCAATTATGTGAGAGATTTAATGTATCTGCTTCTACAATCAGAAGAGATTTACAACTATTAGAAGAACAGAATTTAATTCAACGGACTCATGGAGGAGCAGTAGCTAAGGGTGGTACTAAATTTGAGCCATCCTTTATAGAAAAAGAAAAAGAACATCATCAAGCCAAAGTAGATATTGGTCATAAGGCTGCAGAATTAATCAATGAAGGGGATACTATAATTTTAGATGCTGGTACAACTACAACTGAATTGGCTAAGCATTTAGGAAATTATCAAGATTTAACAGTTGTGACAAATGGGGTCAACATTGCATTAGAGTTAGCACAAAGTAACTGTGAAGTGATCTTAATTGGAGGACATTTAAGAAAACATACTTTGGCTATGGTAGGACCAGTTGCTGAAGATAATTTAAGCAAATTCTCTGCTGATAAAGTCTTTTTAGGAACCAATGGTATTCATTTAAAGGCAGGGATAACAACCCCTGATTTAGTAGAAGCCAACACCAAAAAGATGATGCTAGAAAGAGCCAAAGAGGTAATTGTATTAGCAGATTACAGTAAGTTTGGAGAGACAGCCTTTGTTAAAGTGGCTGAAATTGAAGAGGTAGATATTATTATAAGTGATAAGAGTTTAAAGAAGGAATTAGTAGAAAGCTTTAAAGAGAAGGTTGATATTATTTTAGCTTAG
- the pfkB gene encoding 1-phosphofructokinase has product MIITVTLNPAIDKTVELLDFKVGALNRIKSVRKDAGGKGINVSKVIAELDGNTKALGFVGGSNGQFIKDRLTGAGIKHSFTEVEGETRTNLKIIDLATTDETEVNEPGPNISRDDLVNLEENLLNNITKESLVVVAGSLPLGVPEDFYAQLIDKLHGKGVKVVLDTSGLPLMKALEAKPYLIKPNLDELEKLINKSLKETEEIIGAAKELHQKGIEIIIVSLGGDGSIVVSEAGVLKIKPPKIEVASSVGAGDTLVGALSLKLSQGEDLKEAIRYATAASANTVMQAGTQICKKDEVEELLGQVEIEILE; this is encoded by the coding sequence ATGATTATAACAGTAACTTTAAATCCTGCTATAGACAAGACTGTTGAATTATTAGATTTTAAGGTTGGAGCATTAAATCGGATTAAATCTGTTAGAAAAGATGCTGGTGGTAAAGGGATTAATGTATCAAAGGTAATTGCTGAATTAGATGGTAATACAAAAGCTTTAGGTTTTGTAGGAGGCAGTAATGGTCAGTTTATTAAAGATAGGTTGACTGGTGCTGGAATTAAGCATTCTTTTACTGAAGTAGAAGGTGAGACTCGTACCAATTTAAAGATTATTGATCTTGCTACTACTGATGAGACAGAGGTCAACGAACCAGGTCCCAATATTAGCAGAGATGATTTAGTTAATTTAGAAGAAAATTTATTAAATAATATCACAAAGGAGAGTCTAGTAGTAGTAGCTGGCAGCCTGCCTTTAGGTGTTCCAGAAGACTTTTATGCTCAATTAATAGATAAACTACATGGTAAAGGTGTTAAAGTCGTCTTAGATACATCAGGGCTTCCTTTAATGAAGGCTTTGGAAGCAAAACCTTATCTAATCAAGCCAAATCTAGATGAACTGGAGAAGTTAATTAACAAATCATTGAAAGAAACTGAAGAGATTATTGGTGCAGCTAAAGAACTCCATCAAAAAGGGATTGAGATTATAATTGTTTCTTTAGGCGGAGATGGTTCAATAGTTGTCAGTGAGGCTGGAGTCTTAAAAATAAAGCCTCCTAAGATTGAAGTGGCCAGTTCTGTCGGGGCAGGTGATACCTTAGTAGGAGCTCTATCCTTGAAACTAAGTCAAGGAGAAGACCTAAAAGAAGCTATCCGTTATGCTACTGCAGCTAGTGCTAATACTGTTATGCAGGCAGGTACCCAAATCTGTAAAAAGGATGAAGTGGAAGAGTTATTAGGTCAAGTTGAGATAGAAATTTTAGAATAA
- a CDS encoding PTS sugar transporter subunit IIA — MKISNLMREDLIKLNLANNTKNEVLAEMVDLLDAADKITSKDEFYQTILAREAKSTTGVGNGIAIPHGKSDVVKEPTLVFAKSEQGVDFDSFDDQPVKILFMIAVPEGKNDEHLKVLAQLSRKLMHADFREALMNANTKEDILTVIKENE, encoded by the coding sequence ATGAAAATTAGTAATTTAATGAGGGAAGATTTAATCAAGCTTAATTTAGCTAATAATACTAAAAATGAAGTTTTAGCAGAGATGGTAGATTTATTAGATGCTGCTGATAAAATCACTTCTAAGGATGAGTTTTATCAGACAATTTTAGCCAGAGAAGCTAAGAGCACAACAGGTGTAGGAAATGGAATTGCTATTCCTCATGGTAAAAGTGATGTCGTTAAAGAGCCGACTTTAGTTTTTGCTAAGTCAGAGCAAGGTGTTGATTTTGATAGTTTTGATGATCAGCCAGTAAAAATCTTATTTATGATTGCAGTACCTGAAGGTAAGAATGATGAGCATCTTAAAGTATTGGCTCAATTATCTCGTAAATTGATGCATGCAGATTTTAGAGAAGCATTGATGAATGCTAATACAAAAGAAGATATCTTGACAGTTATCAAAGAAAATGAGTAA
- a CDS encoding PTS fructose transporter subunit IIC — translation MRILAVTACPTGVAHTYMAAEALEGAAKEKGIDIKVETRGSVGIENGLTPEDIKEAEAIIVAADTDADVDRFKGKAVISVPVGAAIKDPKGLIEEALEKAKDFEPEEDLLDNVQQHKAERSSQRSGFYKHLMNGVSNMLPFVVAGGLAIALSFVFGIKAFEQEGTLAAALMTIGGGTAFALMIPVLAGFIASSIADRPGFAPGMVGGMLAANIGAGFLGGLVAGFLAGYITKFLNDNIKLPKNFQGLKPVLILPLLSVLIVGLLMVYVLGTPMKNIMDALTAWLQGMSGTNRVLLGLILGAMMAFDMGGPVNKAAYTFATGLLASEVYAPMAAVMAAGMVPPLGLALATFIAPKKFDKQQKEAGKAAAVLGISFITEGAIPFAAADPVKVIPSIIVGSATTGALSMLFNATLRAPHGGIFTVFIPGAVGNVVMYAISILVGTIVSAVLISILKDEVKA, via the coding sequence ATGAGAATATTAGCTGTAACTGCTTGTCCAACTGGTGTAGCTCATACTTATATGGCTGCAGAGGCTTTAGAAGGAGCTGCTAAAGAAAAAGGGATTGATATTAAAGTAGAGACTAGGGGTTCTGTAGGGATAGAGAATGGATTAACTCCAGAGGATATTAAGGAAGCAGAAGCAATTATTGTTGCTGCTGACACTGATGCAGATGTAGATCGTTTTAAAGGAAAGGCTGTTATATCAGTACCTGTAGGAGCTGCCATTAAGGACCCTAAAGGCTTGATTGAAGAGGCTTTAGAGAAGGCTAAAGACTTTGAACCAGAAGAGGATTTATTAGATAATGTCCAACAACACAAAGCAGAAAGAAGTTCTCAAAGAAGTGGATTCTATAAGCACTTAATGAATGGTGTTTCTAATATGCTACCCTTTGTGGTTGCTGGTGGTTTGGCAATTGCCCTCTCCTTTGTCTTTGGTATTAAGGCTTTTGAGCAAGAGGGAACTTTGGCTGCAGCATTAATGACAATTGGTGGAGGAACAGCCTTTGCTTTGATGATTCCAGTATTGGCAGGATTTATCGCTAGCTCTATTGCAGATCGTCCTGGTTTTGCTCCTGGTATGGTTGGTGGTATGCTGGCTGCTAATATCGGTGCTGGTTTCTTAGGTGGACTAGTAGCAGGTTTCTTAGCTGGTTATATTACTAAGTTCTTAAATGACAACATTAAGTTACCTAAGAACTTCCAAGGATTAAAGCCAGTCTTGATTCTACCTTTGTTATCTGTATTAATTGTTGGTTTATTGATGGTTTATGTACTTGGAACACCGATGAAGAATATTATGGATGCTCTTACTGCTTGGTTACAAGGTATGTCTGGAACCAATAGAGTACTATTGGGATTGATTTTAGGTGCAATGATGGCCTTTGATATGGGTGGACCTGTTAATAAAGCTGCTTATACCTTTGCAACTGGATTATTGGCATCTGAGGTTTATGCACCAATGGCAGCTGTAATGGCAGCTGGTATGGTACCTCCATTAGGTCTTGCTTTGGCTACATTTATTGCTCCAAAGAAATTTGATAAGCAACAGAAAGAAGCTGGTAAGGCAGCAGCAGTACTAGGTATCTCCTTTATTACAGAAGGTGCAATCCCATTTGCAGCAGCTGACCCAGTGAAGGTTATTCCTTCTATTATTGTTGGATCTGCTACAACAGGTGCCTTATCAATGTTATTTAATGCTACTTTAAGAGCACCTCATGGTGGAATCTTTACTGTATTCATTCCTGGAGCTGTAGGAAATGTAGTTATGTATGCAATATCTATCTTGGTTGGTACTATAGTTTCTGCTGTTCTAATCAGTATTTTAAAGGATGAAGTGAAAGCTTAA